One window of Phycisphaeraceae bacterium genomic DNA carries:
- a CDS encoding FAD-dependent monooxygenase — MDLSNTHVLIVGAGLGGSLLACDLAKHGARVTLCERRSDPRAAGFIGGRSINLAMGTRGLTALKRVGLDEAVLKDAVKMPGRLMHSVTGELTFQGYSKDGKHTNYSVSRSQLNITLLEAADTYDHVTLRFDCRCVDVDFDEPSAVFERSDGWHETIKADIIVGADGAFSAVRDQMMRTSGFNYSQDYLSHGYKELHIPNLAELRELGAEIKDDTNAPFAMEKHALHIWPRGSSMMIALPNADGTFTCTLFWPMEGKDSFAEVDALSDDGAKAFFRKHYGDAVPVMPTLIEDYRNNPTSRLVTIRCEPWNMGTNTVLIGDAAHAVVPFYGQGMQASFEDCRILMEMLEQHNGDFARVIPAFAEARKPNGDAIADLAIENFVEMRDKVGHKSFLYKKKFDKFLARTIPQWETLYDMVSFSNIPYAEAKKRAKTQWFVVELIIGVIFVIVSMALVAVLRSVF, encoded by the coding sequence ATGGACCTCTCGAACACGCATGTGCTGATCGTTGGTGCGGGGCTTGGCGGGTCGTTGCTCGCGTGCGATCTTGCAAAGCACGGTGCTCGTGTGACGTTGTGCGAGCGCCGGTCCGATCCGCGTGCTGCGGGGTTTATCGGCGGACGATCGATTAATCTTGCGATGGGCACGCGCGGGCTGACGGCGCTCAAACGCGTTGGTCTTGATGAGGCAGTACTGAAGGACGCGGTGAAGATGCCGGGACGTCTGATGCATTCTGTCACAGGCGAACTGACGTTCCAGGGATACTCGAAAGACGGCAAGCACACGAACTACTCCGTGTCGCGGAGCCAGCTCAATATCACTTTGCTCGAAGCGGCGGACACCTACGACCATGTGACACTGCGATTTGACTGTCGATGCGTCGATGTCGACTTCGACGAGCCATCAGCGGTGTTTGAACGCAGCGATGGCTGGCACGAGACGATCAAAGCAGACATTATCGTTGGCGCGGACGGCGCGTTTTCCGCGGTCCGCGACCAGATGATGCGCACGAGCGGATTCAACTACTCGCAGGACTATTTGTCGCACGGATACAAGGAACTGCATATACCGAACCTTGCCGAGCTGCGCGAGCTTGGCGCAGAGATCAAAGATGACACCAACGCGCCGTTTGCGATGGAGAAGCACGCGCTGCACATCTGGCCTCGTGGTTCGTCGATGATGATCGCGCTCCCAAACGCAGACGGCACGTTCACATGCACGCTGTTCTGGCCAATGGAGGGGAAGGACTCCTTTGCAGAAGTGGACGCGCTCTCGGATGATGGTGCCAAAGCATTTTTTCGGAAGCACTACGGCGATGCGGTTCCTGTGATGCCGACGTTGATTGAAGATTATCGAAACAATCCGACGAGCCGGCTTGTGACGATTCGATGCGAGCCGTGGAACATGGGAACGAACACAGTGTTGATCGGTGACGCTGCGCACGCGGTCGTGCCGTTCTATGGGCAGGGGATGCAGGCATCGTTCGAGGACTGCCGGATTCTCATGGAGATGCTCGAACAACATAACGGCGACTTTGCGAGGGTGATCCCCGCGTTTGCCGAAGCTCGCAAGCCGAATGGTGACGCGATTGCTGATCTTGCGATCGAGAACTTTGTCGAGATGCGCGACAAGGTGGGTCACAAGTCATTTCTTTACAAGAAGAAGTTTGACAAGTTTCTTGCACGCACGATCCCGCAATGGGAAACACTCTACGACATGGTCTCGTTCTCGAACATTCCGTATGCGGAAGCAAAGAAACGCGCAAAGACACAGTGGTTTGTCGTAGAACTGATCATTGGTGTGATCTTCGTTATCGTTTCGATGGCGCTGGTAGCTGTGTTGAGGTCAGTTTTCTAG
- a CDS encoding SOS response-associated peptidase produces the protein MCGRLSHKKRWREIYEHLERFSTALTPMLKEQDGPAPSYNAPPTAPIPVLRSNTDGLLEGVMLRWWLIPHWAKSSEAKYAMFNARSEDAAKKPAFRDPFKRRRCVIPADGFYEWQKRDAKTKQPYFISRADGDPMYLAGLWERWQSKDDESEVIESCTILTTMPNAEMTPIHNRMPCIIEPEQVQAWCDPSMQDVEGVESFLHPAADGLLVMHEVSSRVGNVRNNDEALTQATIS, from the coding sequence ATGTGCGGTCGCCTCTCACACAAGAAACGCTGGCGCGAGATATACGAGCATCTCGAACGCTTCTCGACTGCGCTCACGCCGATGCTCAAGGAACAGGACGGACCAGCACCCAGCTACAACGCGCCGCCAACCGCACCGATCCCAGTGCTGCGAAGCAATACCGACGGATTGCTCGAAGGTGTCATGCTCCGCTGGTGGTTGATCCCGCACTGGGCAAAGAGCAGCGAAGCCAAGTATGCGATGTTCAATGCACGCAGCGAAGACGCAGCCAAGAAACCCGCGTTCCGTGACCCGTTCAAGCGCAGGCGCTGTGTGATCCCGGCGGACGGCTTCTACGAATGGCAGAAGCGGGACGCAAAGACCAAGCAGCCGTACTTCATCTCACGAGCCGATGGTGACCCCATGTACCTTGCAGGCTTGTGGGAACGCTGGCAGTCGAAGGATGACGAGTCTGAAGTCATCGAGAGCTGCACGATCCTCACCACGATGCCAAACGCAGAGATGACACCGATCCACAACCGCATGCCCTGCATCATCGAACCCGAGCAGGTGCAGGCATGGTGCGATCCATCGATGCAGGATGTTGAGGGTGTCGAGTCGTTCCTGCATCCAGCAGCCGATGGCCTGCTCGTGATGCACGAAGTCAGCAGCCGGGTGGGGAATGTCAGGAACAACGACGAGGCACTGACACAGGCAACGATCTCATGA
- a CDS encoding DNA polymerase Y family protein, with product MDRALSLSLPMWSIDRVRRGRRTRHDTRSDTALALVRTVASRDEVVRCCPRCLRLGVRSGMTLAHARALVGSHPFEHAQHDPKADRDGLHRFAEWMNRLLPSVEPDPDEDATIPKPGLIADITGCQLLYKGEDNLLRAVLDAARGFGLRARVAAAPTYASAWALSRFGGQDIIRIEDDIKTHITSLPLRALRIEDKAIAVLREIGITTIGELLDVPRSTLPSRFGGSLTHRIDQLLGQAIDTIAPVRPEQPIVTSRMFDGPVKQLRAIEHTTSLLLDELCALLLKRERGMRLLAITLDRSDCEPYRIELALSHPNRTSSHIWKLLRPKIEKAHMGYGVEAITLAAHQTALLPHAQIGHSSLGENAAPHIQREAAQCADTLRNRLGDRAVRIPVLVPSHLPERTARFAVLASEKRSKPIEPDTRDRPTLLLQSPRPVDVVAVTPDGPIVMMTWNRTQHIVRASIGPERLSPEWWRTDQLTRATRDYFKVQDSDGCWWWLYRELDTPNWFVHGRWA from the coding sequence ATGGACAGGGCGCTCTCGCTGTCGCTGCCGATGTGGTCGATCGATCGCGTCAGACGCGGCAGGCGCACACGGCATGACACGCGGAGCGATACCGCGCTTGCGCTGGTCCGCACCGTTGCATCACGCGACGAGGTGGTGCGGTGCTGTCCGCGTTGCCTTCGGCTCGGTGTCAGATCGGGGATGACACTGGCGCACGCACGAGCACTGGTTGGGTCGCATCCCTTCGAACACGCCCAGCACGATCCCAAAGCAGACAGGGACGGGCTGCACAGGTTCGCCGAATGGATGAACCGATTGCTGCCATCGGTCGAGCCCGATCCAGACGAGGATGCAACAATTCCCAAGCCCGGACTGATTGCGGACATCACGGGGTGCCAGCTTCTCTACAAGGGAGAAGACAATCTGCTCCGTGCTGTGCTCGATGCTGCTCGTGGATTCGGATTGCGTGCCCGTGTCGCTGCTGCACCAACGTATGCGAGCGCTTGGGCACTTTCGAGGTTCGGCGGACAGGACATCATCCGCATCGAGGATGACATCAAGACGCACATCACATCGCTCCCATTGCGGGCGCTGCGAATCGAGGACAAGGCGATCGCGGTCCTGCGTGAGATTGGCATCACAACGATTGGTGAGCTTCTGGATGTGCCCCGATCGACGCTCCCATCGAGGTTCGGGGGATCGCTCACGCACCGCATCGACCAACTGCTCGGGCAGGCGATCGACACGATCGCACCCGTCAGGCCCGAGCAGCCGATTGTGACCAGCCGGATGTTCGATGGTCCTGTCAAGCAACTCCGCGCCATCGAGCACACAACCAGTCTGTTGCTCGACGAGCTTTGTGCGCTGCTGCTCAAACGCGAGCGCGGGATGCGCCTGCTTGCCATCACGCTCGACCGGAGCGACTGCGAGCCGTACCGGATCGAGCTTGCGCTGAGCCATCCCAACCGTACGTCATCGCACATCTGGAAGCTGCTACGCCCCAAGATCGAAAAGGCACACATGGGCTACGGCGTGGAAGCAATCACGCTCGCAGCGCACCAGACCGCACTGCTCCCGCACGCACAGATCGGGCATTCGTCACTGGGAGAGAACGCAGCACCACACATCCAGCGTGAGGCCGCACAGTGCGCCGACACACTCCGCAACCGGCTCGGCGATCGTGCTGTGCGTATTCCCGTACTTGTGCCATCGCACCTGCCCGAGCGGACTGCACGCTTTGCCGTCCTCGCATCCGAGAAGCGGTCCAAACCGATCGAACCAGACACGCGCGATCGGCCCACACTGCTATTGCAAAGCCCGCGACCTGTTGACGTGGTTGCTGTCACGCCAGATGGTCCCATCGTGATGATGACATGGAACCGCACGCAGCACATCGTGCGTGCATCCATCGGACCCGAACGACTCTCACCCGAGTGGTGGCGGACGGACCAGCTCACACGCGCCACCCGCGATTATTTCAAGGTGCAGGACAGCGACGGCTGCTGGTGGTGGCTCTACCGCGAACTTGACACACCCAACTGGTTCGTGCATGGAAGGTGGGCGTAG
- the kynU gene encoding kynureninase: MTDSTTASPAHTAWDALAFEARATKLDRDDPLATCRDQFYIPKSKADPSRDAAYFVGNSLGLQPKAARAEIEQELDDWARLGVDAHFHGKVPWFSTHEAFREIGARLVGANPGEVVMMNSLTVNLHLMMASFYRPTSDRYKIVIEDTAFPSDSYAVQSQTALHGFDPHQAILRLKPRDGEHTLRTEDVVETIGREGKSIALVMLAGVNYLTGQFMDIDAITAAARDAGCNVGWDCAHAAGNLPLKLHELGPDFACWCSYKYLNSGPGAVAGCFVHERHSERTDLPRLAGWWGNKADTRFLMRPDFVPSAGADAWQLSNPPVMALAPMRASLKIFDEVGMEALRAKSLKMTGLLAEMLGTLSGNGLRILTPSDPAQRGCQLSLDVSSRGSTEARRVFEGLEAAGIVCDYREPGVIRAAPVPLYNTYGDTFTFASTMQRLLGR, encoded by the coding sequence ATGACAGACTCGACCACAGCATCACCAGCACACACCGCGTGGGACGCATTAGCGTTCGAGGCGCGGGCGACGAAACTGGATCGTGACGATCCGCTTGCGACATGTCGCGATCAGTTCTATATCCCCAAATCCAAGGCTGATCCGTCGCGTGACGCGGCGTACTTCGTCGGCAACTCGCTGGGGCTCCAGCCAAAGGCTGCGCGTGCGGAGATCGAGCAGGAACTCGACGATTGGGCTCGGCTTGGCGTTGACGCGCACTTCCATGGCAAGGTGCCGTGGTTCTCCACGCATGAAGCGTTCCGCGAGATCGGCGCGAGGCTCGTCGGTGCGAACCCCGGCGAGGTCGTGATGATGAACTCGCTGACTGTGAATCTGCACCTGATGATGGCGAGTTTCTACAGACCCACCAGCGATCGATATAAAATCGTCATCGAGGACACCGCGTTCCCATCCGATTCGTACGCGGTGCAGAGCCAGACTGCGCTGCACGGGTTCGATCCGCATCAGGCGATACTCAGATTGAAACCACGCGATGGTGAGCACACGCTGCGCACCGAGGATGTTGTCGAAACAATCGGTCGCGAGGGGAAATCGATTGCATTGGTAATGCTTGCTGGCGTCAACTATCTGACGGGCCAGTTCATGGACATCGACGCGATCACTGCGGCTGCGCGTGATGCCGGTTGCAACGTCGGATGGGATTGTGCGCACGCGGCGGGAAATCTGCCGTTGAAGTTGCATGAGTTGGGGCCTGACTTTGCGTGCTGGTGCAGCTACAAGTATCTGAACTCCGGGCCGGGCGCTGTGGCGGGTTGTTTCGTGCATGAGCGTCATTCGGAGCGGACGGATCTGCCGAGGCTCGCTGGCTGGTGGGGGAACAAAGCTGACACGCGATTCCTGATGCGCCCGGACTTTGTGCCGAGCGCCGGTGCTGATGCGTGGCAACTCTCCAATCCACCCGTGATGGCGCTCGCGCCGATGCGCGCGTCATTGAAAATCTTTGACGAGGTCGGGATGGAAGCGCTGCGCGCGAAGTCGTTGAAGATGACGGGTTTGCTCGCAGAGATGCTGGGGACGTTGTCTGGCAATGGACTGCGCATCCTGACACCGAGCGATCCGGCGCAGCGCGGGTGCCAGTTGTCACTTGACGTGTCGTCGCGCGGGAGCACGGAAGCGCGCCGGGTGTTTGAGGGTCTTGAGGCGGCGGGGATCGTGTGCGATTATCGCGAACCGGGCGTGATCCGTGCAGCGCCGGTGCCACTCTACAACACATACGGTGACACGTTCACGTTCGCGAGTACGATGCAGAGACTGCTCGGTCGGTGA
- a CDS encoding DUF4440 domain-containing protein produces the protein MITQELEQLRTLEEKLWISEWRFNLEWLDTVLADDFFEYGRSGRIYTRQECLDLPQFQIDAAIPLQDFRARFISDDVAHVTYTSIMTHEGKKDFGLRSSIWVRKDGQWKLKFHQGTPSHPKI, from the coding sequence ATGATCACACAAGAACTCGAACAACTGAGAACACTCGAAGAGAAACTCTGGATATCAGAGTGGCGATTCAATCTGGAATGGCTGGATACGGTGCTCGCTGACGATTTCTTTGAGTACGGGCGTTCTGGCCGAATCTACACCAGACAGGAGTGTCTCGATCTTCCCCAATTTCAGATTGACGCTGCGATCCCACTTCAGGACTTTCGTGCAAGATTTATCTCAGATGATGTTGCACACGTCACATACACCAGCATCATGACACACGAAGGCAAGAAAGATTTCGGACTCAGGAGTTCCATCTGGGTTCGCAAGGATGGCCAATGGAAGCTCAAGTTTCATCAGGGAACACCATCGCATCCCAAAATCTAA
- a CDS encoding sel1 repeat family protein — MMNYARLLVLAMLCAISVSCDNGEQSSGQINVSFEQSTSNQSNIDPEKSKHSYAALEKGAKKNDTWSQFYLGVLKAFPADSIYWQLENGLTDNALSKSPDKQLKQFREAMQLKERSLDPIEAVDLLEKASAAGCGPASFILGALYLENPHSLWDDEMGREKYVEYLELAHNQGYLVATAQIAGHILNGTHGYAKDAIKAKNMYLEVYEQGDALAARFLGFAYWDGKFGTNDIDKAIMYFSEAVSRQDKYAYVNLGIIYKDEGEIQKSIEAYESAVKLGVETGAINLGRALFDLYPKEYRDAGRAKKLLEPFALRSSGSTGDAAYILALIAESEADIEACIKWSTVAMNNGHAAAAGYKLAWAHIDVGAKKAYGRVPNEGVVFSDLDATSLSRALQAFKVSANDGNAWSAYYVADLISKGKCEGYVLDAYVTHNGDVVGMNGQLSGVFKTSHDAAIMKEAAGYICSARRIAVQSSDQALVRNCDSWLSFYRYTCY; from the coding sequence ATGATGAATTACGCTCGTCTGCTCGTGCTTGCGATGCTTTGTGCAATAAGTGTTAGCTGTGATAACGGAGAGCAATCAAGCGGTCAAATAAATGTTTCATTTGAGCAGAGTACATCAAATCAATCGAATATTGATCCCGAGAAGTCAAAGCATAGTTATGCTGCGCTTGAAAAAGGTGCAAAGAAGAATGACACGTGGTCACAGTTCTATCTCGGAGTGCTTAAGGCATTTCCAGCGGACAGCATTTACTGGCAGCTTGAGAATGGGCTGACGGACAATGCGCTGTCCAAATCACCAGATAAACAACTGAAGCAGTTCCGAGAGGCGATGCAACTGAAAGAACGATCTCTTGATCCGATCGAAGCGGTCGACCTGCTCGAGAAAGCATCTGCCGCAGGATGTGGCCCCGCTTCTTTCATACTCGGAGCCCTGTATCTTGAAAATCCGCACTCGCTCTGGGATGATGAGATGGGACGCGAGAAGTATGTCGAGTATTTGGAACTCGCACACAACCAGGGCTATTTGGTTGCGACCGCACAAATTGCTGGTCACATCTTAAACGGTACACACGGATACGCCAAAGATGCGATCAAAGCGAAGAATATGTACCTTGAAGTATATGAGCAAGGTGATGCTCTCGCGGCGAGGTTCCTTGGTTTTGCATACTGGGATGGAAAGTTTGGTACGAATGATATAGACAAGGCCATAATGTACTTCAGTGAAGCAGTGAGCCGACAGGACAAGTATGCGTATGTGAATCTCGGAATTATTTATAAGGATGAAGGCGAGATTCAGAAATCGATCGAGGCATATGAAAGTGCTGTAAAACTTGGCGTGGAAACGGGAGCGATCAATCTCGGCCGAGCACTCTTTGATTTATATCCAAAAGAGTATCGCGACGCTGGAAGAGCAAAGAAACTGCTCGAACCGTTTGCATTGAGGTCGAGCGGTAGCACTGGTGATGCTGCCTACATTCTGGCCTTGATAGCAGAGTCGGAAGCAGATATCGAAGCGTGCATCAAATGGTCAACAGTTGCGATGAATAATGGGCATGCCGCTGCTGCTGGATACAAGCTTGCGTGGGCGCATATTGATGTTGGAGCTAAGAAAGCTTATGGGCGCGTTCCGAACGAAGGAGTGGTGTTTAGTGATCTTGATGCGACATCCTTGTCGCGAGCATTACAGGCATTCAAGGTGTCTGCCAACGATGGGAATGCGTGGTCGGCGTATTACGTGGCAGATCTTATATCCAAGGGGAAATGCGAGGGATATGTGCTTGATGCTTATGTTACACACAACGGTGATGTTGTAGGCATGAATGGGCAGTTGTCGGGCGTGTTTAAAACTTCTCATGATGCGGCAATAATGAAAGAAGCCGCGGGGTATATATGTTCGGCACGACGTATCGCGGTGCAGAGTAGTGATCAGGCACTTGTGAGAAACTGCGATTCGTGGTTGTCATTCTATCGGTATACCTGTTATTAG
- a CDS encoding GNAT family N-acetyltransferase has protein sequence MQAGQDWIKPTVLELPETNALVRLIPLDPDHTRDLFHAATPDTFNLFSRGPEQWTEDGMRAFIEYLLGPAKTVPFSVIHVPTQTPIGITTYLDIKPLHKGAEVGWTWITPEHRGTKINPAMKLLMLQHAFERLDAIRVCLKTDERNLLSQHAIEKLGAKREGIMRHTVIMRDGFRRSSAMYSILADEWPVVKQRLIERLH, from the coding sequence ATGCAGGCAGGACAGGACTGGATCAAGCCAACTGTGCTTGAATTGCCCGAAACCAACGCATTGGTCAGGCTCATCCCATTAGACCCTGATCACACCAGAGATCTTTTTCACGCAGCAACGCCCGATACCTTCAACTTGTTCTCCCGTGGTCCGGAGCAATGGACAGAGGATGGCATGCGAGCCTTCATCGAGTATCTGCTCGGCCCAGCCAAGACCGTGCCCTTCTCGGTCATCCATGTGCCGACACAAACACCCATCGGCATCACCACGTACCTCGATATCAAACCACTCCACAAAGGAGCGGAGGTTGGCTGGACGTGGATCACGCCCGAGCATCGCGGCACAAAGATTAACCCCGCGATGAAACTGCTGATGCTCCAGCACGCCTTCGAAAGACTTGACGCGATCCGAGTCTGCCTAAAAACTGACGAGCGCAACCTGCTCAGCCAGCACGCCATCGAAAAACTCGGCGCAAAGAGAGAGGGCATTATGCGGCACACCGTCATCATGCGCGATGGGTTCCGCAGATCGAGCGCGATGTACTCCATCCTCGCCGACGAATGGCCAGTTGTAAAGCAAAGGTTAATTGAAAGACTTCACTAG
- a CDS encoding error-prone DNA polymerase — protein MPDEPIGKHVTHPGKSMIEHVAPVQFALHEYAELHVTTNFTFLTGASHPEELVNRAADLGYRGIAITDRNSLAGAVRAHVAAKDRAMPIAIGCELVLDADGQELTVLVYPTDRESYGRLCQMLTDGKRRAPKGECWLTLSDLVKYQSGLLAVMVLPKAIPDEHYVNVCEGLARVFDDDRLSIAASFGFGVRDREYADRCVQLARHIGVPVVATNTVLYHEQSRKVLCDVLTCIRYGCSLDQAGRRITPNAEQYLKPPDEMHRLFALYPGAVARTVELLHRACGFSLDQLAYEYPHETCPEGVSPMDHLRQLAHNGARERYPNGVSDKVLGMIEYELALIEELNYPHYFLTVHDIVAFARSRGILCQGRGAAANSAVCFCIGVTSVDPTRVDMLFERFISRERNEPPDIDIDFEHERREEVIQYLYEKYGRHRAALTGVVITYRVRSAIRDVGKALGLSLDLVDRLAKDHGWFDVTIGKPDRCKELGIDPNDRTIRMLLALVSQILGFPRHLSQHVGGFVLTERPLSETVPIENAAMDGRTVIEWDKDDIDALNMLKVDVLALGMLTCIRKCFALIDQHHGKRYEMHTIPAEDPAVYDMICDADTIGVFQIESRAQMTMLPRLRPQCYYDLVIEVAIVRPGPIQGKMVHPYLRRRNGEEPVEYPSEAIRGVLERTLGVPLFQEQAMQLVITAAGFTPGQADQLRRAMAAWKRKGSIVEKFGEKIIEGMLARGYELDFAQRCVEQIKGFSDYGFPESHAASFALLVYVSAWQKCHYPAAFATALINSLPMGFYQPAQIIQDAQKHGVEVRPIDAQHSQWDCTLEPTGNLHAPAIRLGMRLVKGLRQDHAESIARTVHTHGRFDAIDQLWRRCDAPAIAFRRLASADAFGSMGLSRQQAKWMTLQLKDESLPLFDALDAHTNDNDHALRLPAIHPQRDVAGDYAVTGLSLKAHPVSFIRDALTELNVTPCGHLADETLYPHGFPVSVAGLVLVRQRPGTASGITFFTIEDETGIANLIVYPSTYERYRRIAHHERTLVARGTVERAGQVVHVKVRSFSHAPTSHETVQVRARNFH, from the coding sequence ATGCCCGATGAACCGATCGGCAAGCACGTCACGCATCCGGGCAAGTCGATGATTGAGCACGTCGCGCCGGTGCAGTTTGCGCTGCACGAGTACGCCGAACTGCACGTCACAACCAACTTTACGTTCCTGACCGGCGCAAGCCACCCCGAGGAACTGGTCAATCGCGCAGCCGATCTTGGATATCGTGGTATCGCAATTACAGACCGAAACAGTCTCGCAGGCGCAGTGCGGGCGCACGTTGCAGCGAAGGACCGCGCCATGCCCATCGCTATCGGCTGCGAGCTGGTGCTCGATGCCGACGGGCAGGAACTCACAGTGCTGGTCTATCCGACCGACCGCGAGTCATACGGCAGATTGTGCCAGATGCTCACCGATGGCAAGCGACGCGCTCCAAAGGGCGAGTGCTGGCTCACGCTGTCCGATCTGGTGAAGTACCAGTCCGGACTGCTCGCTGTCATGGTGCTGCCCAAAGCCATCCCCGACGAGCACTACGTCAATGTGTGCGAGGGGCTGGCGCGGGTGTTCGATGACGACCGGCTCTCGATCGCTGCATCGTTCGGATTCGGCGTGCGCGATCGTGAGTATGCAGACCGATGCGTGCAGCTTGCACGACACATCGGCGTGCCGGTTGTTGCAACGAACACGGTGCTGTATCACGAGCAATCCCGCAAAGTGCTCTGCGATGTGCTGACGTGCATTCGTTACGGCTGCTCGCTCGATCAGGCTGGCAGGCGCATCACGCCGAACGCCGAGCAGTATCTCAAACCGCCCGACGAGATGCACCGGCTCTTTGCGCTCTATCCCGGTGCGGTTGCTCGCACCGTCGAGTTGCTGCATCGAGCATGTGGGTTCTCCCTCGACCAACTCGCGTATGAGTATCCACACGAGACATGCCCCGAGGGTGTGTCGCCGATGGACCATCTGCGACAACTGGCGCACAACGGCGCACGAGAACGCTACCCGAACGGAGTCTCCGACAAGGTGCTCGGCATGATCGAGTACGAGCTTGCGCTCATCGAGGAACTGAACTATCCGCACTACTTTCTGACCGTGCATGACATCGTGGCGTTCGCACGCTCGCGGGGCATTCTGTGCCAGGGTCGGGGTGCTGCTGCCAACTCTGCTGTGTGTTTCTGCATCGGCGTGACATCCGTCGATCCGACGCGGGTGGACATGCTCTTTGAGCGGTTCATCAGCCGCGAACGCAACGAACCGCCCGACATCGACATCGACTTCGAGCACGAGCGACGCGAGGAAGTCATCCAGTATCTCTACGAGAAGTACGGCAGGCACCGGGCTGCACTAACAGGCGTGGTCATCACCTACCGCGTGCGCAGCGCTATCCGCGACGTTGGCAAGGCACTCGGGCTCTCGCTCGATCTGGTTGACCGGCTCGCAAAGGACCACGGATGGTTCGATGTGACCATCGGCAAGCCAGATCGATGCAAGGAACTAGGCATCGACCCCAACGACCGAACCATTCGCATGCTGCTTGCGCTGGTGTCTCAGATACTCGGATTCCCGCGCCATCTGTCACAGCACGTCGGCGGGTTCGTGCTGACAGAACGTCCGCTGTCAGAGACCGTGCCCATCGAAAACGCTGCGATGGACGGCAGGACTGTCATCGAATGGGACAAGGACGACATTGACGCGCTCAACATGCTCAAAGTCGATGTGCTCGCGCTCGGGATGCTCACCTGCATTCGCAAGTGCTTTGCGTTGATCGATCAGCATCACGGGAAGCGGTACGAGATGCACACGATCCCCGCAGAAGACCCTGCTGTCTACGACATGATCTGCGATGCAGACACCATCGGCGTGTTCCAGATCGAGTCACGCGCGCAGATGACCATGCTCCCGCGCCTGCGACCCCAGTGCTACTACGACCTTGTGATCGAAGTCGCGATCGTCAGACCGGGACCAATTCAGGGCAAGATGGTCCATCCCTATCTGCGCAGGCGCAACGGCGAGGAACCCGTCGAGTACCCAAGCGAGGCAATACGCGGTGTGCTGGAGCGCACGCTCGGTGTGCCGCTATTTCAAGAGCAGGCGATGCAGCTTGTCATCACAGCGGCAGGGTTCACGCCGGGGCAGGCCGATCAGTTGCGGCGAGCGATGGCTGCATGGAAGCGCAAGGGCTCGATCGTCGAGAAGTTTGGCGAGAAGATCATCGAAGGCATGCTCGCGCGCGGATACGAACTCGACTTTGCCCAGCGATGCGTCGAGCAGATCAAGGGGTTCTCAGACTACGGCTTTCCCGAGTCGCACGCGGCGAGCTTTGCGCTGCTTGTGTATGTGTCCGCATGGCAGAAGTGCCATTATCCTGCAGCGTTCGCAACGGCTCTCATCAACAGCCTGCCGATGGGGTTCTATCAGCCAGCGCAGATTATCCAAGATGCGCAGAAGCACGGGGTCGAGGTCAGACCCATCGACGCGCAGCACAGCCAATGGGACTGCACACTCGAACCAACCGGGAACCTACACGCGCCAGCGATCAGGCTCGGCATGCGCCTTGTCAAAGGACTCCGGCAGGACCATGCGGAAAGCATTGCACGCACTGTGCATACGCACGGACGATTCGATGCTATCGACCAACTTTGGCGAAGGTGTGACGCTCCAGCGATCGCGTTCCGCAGGCTCGCGTCTGCCGATGCGTTCGGCTCGATGGGACTATCGCGCCAGCAAGCCAAGTGGATGACGTTGCAACTCAAAGACGAGTCGTTGCCGCTATTCGATGCACTCGATGCGCACACGAACGACAACGACCACGCGCTGAGGTTACCCGCGATCCATCCCCAGCGTGACGTGGCAGGCGACTATGCAGTGACCGGCCTGTCACTCAAAGCGCACCCGGTGTCGTTCATCCGTGACGCGCTGACAGAACTGAATGTGACCCCGTGCGGACATCTCGCTGACGAGACTTTGTATCCGCACGGATTTCCTGTGTCCGTTGCGGGGCTTGTGCTGGTCCGTCAGCGACCCGGCACCGCGTCGGGCATCACGTTCTTTACGATCGAGGACGAGACGGGCATCGCCAATCTGATCGTGTACCCGAGCACCTACGAACGATACCGGCGCATCGCCCATCACGAGCGAACGCTCGTTGCTCGCGGCACCGTCGAGCGAGCAGGACAGGTTGTGCATGTGAAGGTGCGGTCATTCAGCCACGCGCCAACAAGCCACGAGACGGTGCAGGTCAGGGCGAGGAACTTTCACTGA